A single genomic interval of Chloroflexota bacterium harbors:
- a CDS encoding glycosyltransferase, translating into MKVLVVTNMYPNPEQPAGGIFVQEQVRSLRETGIEVDVLFVNGRKSRWNYLWGFFRLWARLLSRRYQLIHAHYVYSGIIARAQFFYPVIVTYHGVEVFLNRFKNQGRLCRWLAPLVDRVIVVSPEMKTHLRRGRVIVIPCGIDLERVRPIPRNEARQRLGLSPDRKLVMSVGSYAQGCKRPDLAGAAAQEAKDKDPAVELMYVFGRPYQEMPLFFNAADVLVLVSDGEGSPMVVKEAMACNLPVVATPVGDIPELIGGTDGCFLCGWEPGEIADKLRLAIGSGRTKGRERMGEMGLEKIASRLVSLYQQVLQEMER; encoded by the coding sequence ATGAAGGTCTTGGTGGTTACCAACATGTATCCCAATCCGGAGCAACCTGCCGGTGGCATCTTCGTCCAGGAGCAGGTGAGGTCGCTGAGGGAAACGGGGATAGAGGTGGATGTCCTCTTCGTTAACGGCAGGAAGAGCCGCTGGAACTATCTCTGGGGTTTCTTCCGCCTGTGGGCGCGCCTCCTCAGCCGTCGCTATCAGCTTATCCACGCCCACTATGTCTACTCCGGAATTATCGCCCGGGCCCAGTTCTTCTACCCAGTGATAGTCACCTATCATGGGGTAGAGGTCTTCCTCAACAGGTTCAAGAACCAGGGTAGGCTCTGCCGCTGGCTGGCCCCGCTTGTTGACCGCGTCATTGTGGTATCCCCGGAAATGAAAACCCATCTCCGGCGGGGTCGGGTGATTGTCATCCCCTGCGGCATTGACCTGGAGAGGGTCAGGCCCATCCCCAGGAACGAGGCCCGACAACGGCTGGGCCTGTCCCCGGACAGAAAACTGGTCATGTCTGTGGGCTCCTACGCGCAAGGCTGTAAGAGGCCTGACCTGGCCGGGGCAGCCGCGCAGGAAGCCAAGGATAAGGACCCGGCCGTTGAGCTTATGTATGTCTTCGGCCGTCCTTACCAGGAGATGCCCCTCTTTTTCAACGCCGCCGACGTCCTGGTACTTGTCTCCGATGGGGAGGGCTCGCCCATGGTGGTCAAGGAGGCCATGGCCTGCAACCTGCCCGTAGTGGCTACGCCGGTCGGGGACATCCCCGAGCTCATTGGCGGCACCGATGGGTGCTTCCTGTGCGGCTGGGAACCCGGGGAAATAGCCGACAAGCTCCGCCTGGCCATCGGTTCGGGCAGGACCAAGG
- a CDS encoding nucleotidyltransferase family protein produces the protein MSTLSLLAARLVTDQPPVDGLREPPEALLELLKENRYPLLGLMPHPAWNWFYRTENFKRENDAHEALLSSLESDYSGVQASLVNEGISPVLIKAAPAFPYTSDNLDVLVRPEQEAKARLVLTRLGYIELKIAEEPQKFLFARVREGRITSKLHLHTRIGWGVGFMDEGALWQRVRPYGATMVPAPEDIVLITVAHSFYENKRFTLTDLMKLRCCAQGGLDFDYMERVARSRGWGEGLYFCLLLWAHLEERLWGHASLPEPSIESWKTRLSPLALRYYRRLLRREPVLPFRVSFLFSKLLYYKKVWEDRKGGLWAKPRDTVLTLVRGVKVKGRLHFQPPFLVTFSGADGTGKTQHAMALVSAMSECVKAEYFWSRCASSGPYRLLRGAGRLLLRRGDDGSRPWVDRKVSLSSPLRRAVWVYLVVLDLLWQYSIHVRLPMLRGRVVVCDRYAWDAAAELEASLAPGDWASWLAIRLLLALSPRPNMSFLLQAPNPVLAQRKQEQTDPRYLSALTEAYQRLARAHPFRVNDTGGDFAPLSDEITRETLACYMDRYHTLLNGLFLSNPAQLNPRPEGRQ, from the coding sequence GTGAGCACCCTGTCGTTACTGGCGGCCCGGCTGGTGACAGACCAGCCGCCCGTGGATGGGCTCCGGGAACCCCCGGAGGCCCTCCTCGAGCTGTTGAAGGAGAACAGGTATCCCCTCCTGGGTCTGATGCCTCACCCCGCCTGGAATTGGTTCTACAGGACCGAGAACTTCAAGAGGGAAAATGACGCCCATGAGGCCCTCCTTTCTTCCCTTGAGTCCGACTACTCTGGGGTTCAAGCATCTCTGGTCAATGAAGGCATTTCCCCCGTCCTCATCAAGGCGGCGCCTGCCTTCCCCTATACCAGCGACAACTTGGATGTGCTGGTGAGGCCAGAACAGGAGGCAAAGGCCAGGCTTGTCTTGACAAGATTGGGATACATTGAGCTAAAGATTGCGGAAGAGCCCCAGAAGTTCCTCTTTGCCCGGGTCAGAGAGGGAAGGATAACCTCAAAGCTCCATCTGCACACCCGCATCGGCTGGGGGGTAGGGTTCATGGACGAAGGGGCCTTGTGGCAAAGGGTGAGGCCTTATGGGGCGACCATGGTGCCTGCCCCTGAGGACATCGTCCTTATCACCGTGGCCCATAGCTTCTACGAGAACAAGAGGTTTACCCTGACTGACCTGATGAAACTGAGATGCTGCGCCCAGGGGGGCCTGGACTTTGACTACATGGAGAGGGTTGCCCGCTCCAGGGGCTGGGGCGAGGGGCTCTATTTCTGCCTTCTCCTCTGGGCCCACCTGGAGGAGCGCCTGTGGGGGCATGCATCCCTCCCCGAGCCGTCCATAGAGAGCTGGAAAACCCGCTTGAGTCCGCTTGCCTTGAGGTACTACAGGCGCCTGCTCCGCCGGGAGCCTGTCCTGCCCTTCCGGGTATCTTTCCTGTTCAGCAAGCTTCTTTACTACAAGAAGGTGTGGGAAGACCGGAAGGGGGGGTTGTGGGCCAAGCCCCGGGACACCGTCCTGACCCTGGTCCGGGGCGTAAAGGTGAAGGGCCGGCTGCACTTCCAGCCTCCATTCCTGGTCACCTTTAGCGGCGCCGATGGCACCGGCAAGACGCAGCACGCCATGGCCCTGGTGAGCGCCATGTCGGAGTGTGTCAAGGCGGAGTACTTCTGGAGCCGCTGCGCCTCCTCAGGCCCCTACCGGCTCCTGCGGGGGGCGGGGAGGCTTCTGCTCCGGCGCGGCGATGACGGGAGCAGGCCCTGGGTTGACCGCAAAGTCTCACTCTCCAGTCCCCTGCGGCGGGCGGTCTGGGTCTACCTGGTGGTGCTGGACCTGCTGTGGCAGTACTCGATCCATGTCAGGCTGCCCATGCTGCGGGGCAGGGTGGTGGTCTGTGACCGTTACGCATGGGACGCCGCCGCTGAACTGGAAGCCTCCCTGGCCCCTGGAGACTGGGCCAGCTGGCTGGCTATCCGGCTGCTCCTGGCCCTGAGCCCCAGGCCCAACATGAGTTTCCTCCTCCAGGCTCCCAACCCCGTCCTCGCCCAGCGCAAGCAGGAGCAGACAGACCCCCGCTATCTCTCCGCCCTCACCGAGGCCTACCAGAGACTAGCGCGGGCACACCCCTTCAGGGTCAACGACACAGGGGGAGACTTTGCCCCCCTGTCCGACGAGATAACCCGGGAGACCCTGGCCTGCTACATGGACCGCTATCACACTCTGCTCAATGGCCTTTTCCTCTCTAACCCCGCCCAGCTCAACCCGCGCCCGGAGGGAAGGCAATGA